From a region of the Natronogracilivirga saccharolytica genome:
- a CDS encoding PAS domain-containing sensor histidine kinase, whose protein sequence is MCTNRPIKEDLERILNKAEIGCWVLDLSTNQVNLSHVIKNLQGLPPGYNPDLESSLTLFYDELHRNLLREAIETAVKEGTDFDLELKIRTAGPSRRWVRVTGEPVFEDGSCSRIIGSTQIIDKQKRVEHNLARSEKRFKSLVQNGTDLIAVLDEQLHFSYVSPSVKKILNLTSDSLLHQNAFERLHQDDRDAVKDSVNSIAPFSRLTLEPYRYKDGDGNWRWIQSTVTNLCRDPDVSGFVINSRDVTGEKNEKERLKLLESVITHTTEAVVIVEASPSTHPDRKILYVNDAYCEITGYKRDEVIGNTANLLHGPETDTEELQKLLNAMKAWRPAKVELINYRKNGEPFWMHVSVVPVTNEHGEYTHWISIERDVTERKKYQQELLASLKEKETLLAEVHHRVMNNLAVISGMLHLQATEQDNDELSLKLLDSVARIKTIATIHEQVYRNETLSAVNLAKSIRKLSSDLVAVLNPDSDIRFQYDCDDIHVNINQAVPFSLVVNEIITNAIKHAFEGRERGSIHCVLKRDGNMAELKIKDDGVGLSTGFEQSSGVSFQESVVEMDQERDTRQATGCGLGLQIVSALSKQLRGSFRLRSNGSGAAFCFEFPLER, encoded by the coding sequence ATGTGCACAAACAGACCGATTAAAGAGGATCTTGAAAGAATTCTCAATAAGGCAGAAATTGGATGCTGGGTGCTGGACCTGTCTACCAATCAGGTCAATTTGTCACATGTAATCAAAAATTTGCAGGGACTGCCACCCGGTTACAATCCCGACCTGGAATCATCTCTTACTCTTTTTTACGATGAACTTCACAGGAATTTGCTGCGTGAAGCTATTGAAACGGCGGTGAAGGAAGGAACAGACTTTGATCTGGAACTGAAAATCCGGACTGCCGGGCCAAGCAGACGCTGGGTCAGGGTAACGGGAGAGCCGGTATTTGAAGACGGTTCTTGCAGCCGGATCATTGGAAGTACCCAAATTATTGACAAGCAAAAAAGAGTTGAGCACAATCTGGCCCGAAGCGAAAAACGATTCAAGTCGCTGGTCCAAAACGGAACCGACCTCATAGCGGTACTGGATGAACAATTGCATTTTTCTTACGTCAGTCCGTCCGTTAAAAAAATTTTGAACCTGACCTCTGACTCACTTTTGCATCAGAATGCATTTGAGCGGCTGCACCAGGATGACCGTGATGCGGTGAAGGACTCTGTTAATTCGATTGCCCCTTTCTCCCGGTTGACTCTGGAACCATATCGTTACAAGGACGGAGACGGAAACTGGAGATGGATTCAAAGTACGGTAACAAATTTGTGCCGGGATCCCGATGTCAGTGGCTTCGTGATTAACTCCAGGGATGTTACCGGTGAGAAAAATGAAAAAGAGCGCCTGAAGCTGCTGGAATCGGTTATCACTCATACCACCGAGGCGGTTGTTATCGTGGAGGCCAGTCCTTCGACGCATCCGGACCGCAAAATTTTGTATGTAAATGATGCCTATTGTGAAATTACCGGATACAAACGGGATGAAGTGATTGGCAATACAGCTAATCTGCTTCACGGACCGGAAACCGATACCGAAGAGCTTCAAAAACTTCTGAATGCAATGAAGGCATGGCGTCCGGCCAAAGTGGAATTGATAAATTACAGGAAAAACGGCGAACCTTTCTGGATGCATGTTTCTGTTGTTCCTGTTACCAATGAGCATGGAGAGTACACTCACTGGATATCCATCGAGAGGGATGTAACCGAGAGAAAGAAATATCAGCAAGAGCTTCTGGCTTCACTGAAGGAAAAGGAAACGCTCCTGGCGGAAGTGCATCACCGTGTAATGAACAATCTGGCTGTCATATCCGGCATGCTGCATTTGCAGGCAACAGAACAGGATAATGATGAACTGTCTTTGAAGCTTCTGGACAGTGTTGCGCGCATAAAAACCATCGCAACGATTCATGAGCAGGTCTACCGGAATGAGACGCTGAGTGCTGTAAACCTTGCAAAAAGTATCAGAAAGCTGAGCTCGGACCTTGTAGCTGTGCTGAATCCGGATAGTGACATCCGGTTTCAATACGACTGCGATGATATTCATGTGAACATCAATCAGGCGGTTCCGTTTTCTCTTGTCGTGAATGAAATCATTACAAATGCCATAAAGCATGCCTTTGAGGGAAGGGAGAGAGGAAGTATTCATTGTGTGCTGAAACGGGATGGCAATATGGCCGAACTTAAGATAAAGGATGACGGAGTCGGTCTGAGCACCGGGTTTGAGCAATCTTCCGGGGTCTCGTTTCAGGAATCCGTCGTTGAAATGGATCAGGAGCGGGATACCCGGCAGGCAACAGGATGCGGACTCGGTTTACAGATTGTCTCGGCCTTGTCAAAACAGCTGCGGGGCTCTTTCAGGCTGAGAAGCAACGGGTCCGGAGCTGCCTTTTGTTTTGAATTCCCGCTGGAACGTTAG
- a CDS encoding DUF5777 family beta-barrel protein: MTGVAVRYVFFAVIFVLVHPHSEASAVTGEKLDENIFWANTNVVLPTVYRADAGTMRLSVKHTFGHVDGGIDRFFGLDDGANTRLGLEYGFTDRFSAGLGRMTFRNVVDLHAKYTLFTQSRLSAFPFETALFVSSGIDTRSGQGLEFSDRLSYLTSLMIARSLGDFRFQLSPMFAHYNFITGGRESQLFGLGISAKYLITSDAGISGEFAPVLGSRNSNTSNALSIGLHFETEQLTYQVYLAASQWHNAQFIMSENNDRFWEGDIRIGFNINRKLFSR; encoded by the coding sequence ATGACCGGAGTGGCTGTGAGATACGTGTTTTTTGCTGTGATCTTTGTCCTTGTTCATCCGCATTCGGAAGCATCAGCGGTGACAGGAGAAAAGCTTGATGAGAATATTTTCTGGGCCAATACCAATGTGGTTCTGCCAACCGTATACCGCGCCGATGCCGGCACCATGAGATTATCCGTCAAGCACACCTTTGGGCATGTGGACGGTGGCATTGACCGGTTTTTCGGTCTTGACGATGGCGCCAATACCCGTCTGGGGCTGGAGTATGGATTCACGGACCGTTTTTCAGCAGGACTGGGACGGATGACATTCCGGAATGTGGTGGATCTTCATGCGAAATATACCCTGTTTACACAATCCCGGTTATCCGCGTTTCCATTTGAGACGGCCTTATTTGTATCATCTGGTATTGATACGCGTTCGGGGCAGGGCCTGGAATTCAGTGACCGGCTTTCCTATCTCACCAGCCTGATGATAGCCCGGTCACTTGGCGATTTCAGGTTTCAGCTTTCTCCCATGTTTGCCCATTATAATTTCATCACCGGAGGCCGGGAGTCACAGCTTTTTGGATTGGGGATTTCAGCGAAATATCTGATAACATCCGATGCGGGGATCAGCGGTGAATTCGCTCCTGTTTTGGGGAGCCGGAATTCAAATACGAGCAATGCCCTGAGCATAGGCCTTCATTTTGAAACCGAGCAGCTGACATATCAAGTGTATCTTGCAGCATCGCAGTGGCATAACGCACAGTTCATCATGTCCGAGAACAACGACCGCTTCTGGGAAGGAGACATACGAATTGGATTCAACATTAACCGGAAACTGTTCAGCAGGTAG
- a CDS encoding ubiquinol-cytochrome c reductase iron-sulfur subunit, which translates to MEKPEATNNNSISRKQFLKTAGSASLFAALGISLASCDVTDSNNDVDDEDTDAVTIENGTVVLDISDETLESLQNEGGFLRVATAGLLVVNVDGDLIRAFSDVCPHDGCRDEWEYDNQHFTCNCHGSRFENDGTVVQGPANRDLTEYDVSRDGDMVTILTD; encoded by the coding sequence ATGGAAAAACCTGAAGCAACCAATAATAATTCAATCAGCAGAAAGCAATTCCTCAAAACGGCCGGTTCCGCAAGTTTGTTTGCAGCTTTGGGTATCAGCCTGGCATCATGCGATGTTACTGACTCCAACAATGATGTTGATGACGAAGACACCGATGCTGTAACTATAGAAAACGGTACCGTTGTTCTGGACATCAGTGATGAAACACTTGAGTCACTTCAAAATGAAGGTGGTTTTTTGAGAGTTGCCACGGCCGGCCTGCTGGTTGTAAATGTTGATGGTGATTTGATCCGGGCTTTTTCTGATGTCTGTCCCCATGATGGCTGCCGGGATGAATGGGAGTATGACAATCAGCACTTCACCTGCAACTGTCATGGATCCCGATTCGAAAACGACGGTACGGTGGTTCAGGGACCGGCCAACCGGGATCTGACCGAATACGACGTTTCCCGTGACGGGGACATGGTAACCATCCTTACCGACTAA
- a CDS encoding YceI family protein, which produces MSRTSNSLRIFLILTAFIGGNILFTLPGPGFSNDIYRLIEDESEMEISGRTNIRSWSARVVISDYDIRSGKNERELPVFSHFTVTMPVETIDSGNSRETGSIHEYLKADEYPEITFELTSMNNFTSTNGAYETLAEGILTVAGISRNIEVKGTLQATDDERIRITGSHEMKMSDFDVETPTALLGAIRARDDMKVSFDLVLSPE; this is translated from the coding sequence ATGTCACGAACATCAAACTCACTTCGCATTTTTCTGATTCTGACGGCATTTATCGGTGGCAATATCCTTTTTACCCTGCCGGGTCCGGGATTTTCAAATGATATCTACCGGTTGATCGAAGATGAGTCAGAAATGGAAATCAGCGGCCGGACCAACATTCGAAGCTGGAGCGCCAGGGTCGTCATATCAGATTATGACATCAGGTCCGGCAAAAATGAGCGTGAGCTTCCGGTATTCAGTCATTTTACGGTGACTATGCCTGTGGAAACGATCGATTCAGGAAACAGTCGTGAAACCGGCAGTATCCACGAGTACCTGAAAGCAGACGAATATCCCGAAATCACTTTCGAACTGACATCCATGAATAATTTCACGTCCACCAACGGCGCTTACGAAACACTGGCCGAAGGTATCCTGACGGTTGCCGGTATAAGCAGAAATATTGAAGTGAAGGGCACCTTGCAGGCTACAGACGATGAAAGAATCAGGATCACCGGAAGTCATGAGATGAAAATGTCAGACTTCGATGTTGAAACGCCAACCGCATTGCTTGGTGCCATCCGTGCCAGGGATGATATGAAGGTTTCGTTCGATCTTGTATTATCACCTGAATAA
- a CDS encoding cold-shock protein, which produces MSEERETGVVKWFNGGKGFGFISRDSGDDIFVHFSEINEDGFKTLDEGQKVEFTVDEGEKGLYAKEVTKI; this is translated from the coding sequence ATGTCAGAAGAACGAGAAACCGGCGTTGTCAAATGGTTTAATGGTGGAAAAGGATTTGGATTTATCAGCCGGGATAGTGGCGATGATATCTTCGTGCACTTCAGCGAAATCAATGAAGATGGTTTCAAGACACTGGACGAAGGCCAGAAAGTTGAATTCACTGTTGATGAAGGGGAAAAAGGATTATACGCAAAAGAAGTAACCAAGATTTAG
- a CDS encoding nucleoside deaminase — translation MDIEFLKKAAKIAREAEDSGNIPVGALITFEGKIISEGKNAVQNPDFHPGRHAEMEALRNVPVHLWPKSRQMTCYTTLEPCVMCFGSLILHRIGRVVYGAADPEGGARYLTEHLPGYYSRREVPEFCGPLLPELCDPLYLRAAEKFNRLINKKSPRTHK, via the coding sequence ATGGATATTGAATTCCTCAAAAAAGCCGCAAAAATTGCCCGTGAGGCTGAAGATAGCGGGAATATACCCGTCGGAGCTCTGATCACATTTGAAGGCAAGATTATCAGCGAGGGGAAAAATGCGGTACAAAATCCTGATTTTCATCCGGGACGCCATGCTGAAATGGAGGCACTTCGCAATGTCCCGGTGCATCTCTGGCCCAAAAGCAGACAGATGACGTGCTATACCACACTTGAACCCTGTGTCATGTGCTTTGGCAGCCTCATCCTCCATCGCATCGGCCGAGTTGTATATGGTGCTGCGGATCCGGAAGGCGGAGCCCGATACCTGACGGAGCATCTCCCCGGGTATTACAGCCGGCGGGAGGTTCCGGAGTTCTGCGGACCGTTGTTGCCTGAGTTGTGTGACCCCTTGTATCTTCGTGCTGCAGAAAAATTTAACAGGCTGATTAATAAAAAAAGCCCAAGAACGCACAAATAA
- a CDS encoding DUF4382 domain-containing protein, translated as MERQKVATNRPAVFTTMSMALMLFLFTGCDQWIGSSSDGSGTMEVILHDNPGDYEELWIDVQRVEVNNQEDEESGWVVINEPQERYNLLELVNGAQEVLGEAELEEGTYRQIRLILGDDNELVVNGESYPLQTPSAQQSGLKLNIDAQITAGITYTVYLDFDASRSIVKKGQSQGPYPYLLKPVIRAYTQAETGIISGAVEPAEADPWIYAIAGEDTVASTRGEENTGEFMLMGLPEDVYTVAVDPASEDFSEALIEDVEVFAGEETDLGTIELEPAE; from the coding sequence ATGGAACGACAGAAAGTAGCAACGAATCGTCCGGCAGTATTTACAACCATGTCGATGGCTTTGATGCTGTTTTTATTCACAGGATGTGATCAGTGGATCGGTTCTTCATCCGACGGTTCGGGCACGATGGAGGTCATACTTCATGACAATCCCGGTGACTATGAGGAGCTCTGGATAGACGTTCAGCGAGTGGAGGTTAACAATCAGGAGGATGAAGAGTCCGGATGGGTTGTGATCAATGAGCCGCAGGAACGCTATAATTTGCTCGAACTTGTAAATGGCGCCCAGGAAGTGCTGGGTGAAGCGGAGCTGGAAGAAGGAACCTACCGCCAGATTCGCCTGATTCTTGGTGATGACAATGAACTGGTGGTAAATGGAGAAAGCTATCCGCTTCAGACACCGTCAGCGCAGCAGTCAGGACTGAAGCTGAATATTGATGCACAAATTACAGCCGGTATTACTTATACGGTGTATCTGGACTTCGATGCCTCCCGGTCCATAGTCAAAAAAGGACAATCTCAGGGGCCGTATCCTTACCTGCTCAAGCCGGTCATCCGGGCTTACACTCAGGCAGAGACCGGCATCATAAGCGGGGCTGTTGAACCTGCAGAAGCCGATCCCTGGATATATGCCATTGCCGGTGAAGATACCGTAGCCTCTACCCGCGGCGAAGAGAATACCGGTGAGTTTATGCTTATGGGACTGCCTGAAGATGTTTACACTGTTGCTGTAGATCCTGCCAGTGAAGATTTCAGCGAAGCACTTATCGAGGATGTGGAAGTGTTTGCCGGTGAAGAAACGGATCTTGGCACGATTGAACTTGAGCCGGCAGAATAG